A genomic region of Kribbella sp. NBC_00382 contains the following coding sequences:
- the tal gene encoding transaldolase, protein MTDRLKDLADAGVSIWLDDLSRQRLTSGSLANLIHDQHVSGVTTNPTIFAKAISDAGAYAEQVNRLGAEGVSTDQAIRVITTDDVRDAADLFKPVYDDTDGVDGRVSIEVEPGLARDTAKTVAQAKELWATVGRENVFVKIPATKEGIPAITETLANGISVNVTLIFSLERYKAVVDAFLSGVEKAIDNGHDVTKLASVASFFVSRVDTEIDKRLDAIGTDEAEALKGKAAIANARLAYEVFEEVFASDRWHEIETAGAKVQRPLWASTGVKDPAYKDTLYVEELVVANVVNTMPQATMDAFADHGEVRGDTVTGDYDGDRKVIADLEKLGISYDEVVQLLEDEGVSKFDVSWTELQNTVTAALKAAAK, encoded by the coding sequence ATGACCGATCGTTTGAAAGACCTCGCCGACGCCGGCGTTTCCATCTGGCTCGACGACCTGTCCCGGCAGCGGCTGACCAGCGGCAGCCTGGCGAACCTGATCCACGACCAGCACGTCAGCGGGGTGACCACCAACCCGACCATCTTCGCCAAGGCGATCTCCGACGCCGGCGCGTACGCCGAGCAGGTCAACCGGCTCGGCGCCGAGGGCGTCTCGACCGACCAGGCGATCCGGGTGATCACCACCGACGACGTCCGCGACGCCGCCGACCTGTTCAAGCCTGTGTACGACGACACCGACGGTGTCGACGGCCGGGTCTCGATCGAGGTCGAGCCGGGTCTGGCCCGCGACACCGCCAAGACGGTCGCCCAGGCCAAGGAGCTGTGGGCCACCGTCGGCCGGGAGAACGTCTTCGTCAAGATCCCGGCGACCAAGGAAGGCATCCCGGCGATCACCGAGACGCTGGCGAACGGGATCAGCGTGAACGTGACGCTGATCTTCTCCCTCGAGCGCTACAAGGCGGTCGTGGACGCGTTCCTGTCCGGTGTCGAGAAGGCGATCGACAACGGCCACGACGTCACCAAGCTGGCCAGCGTGGCGTCCTTCTTCGTCAGCCGGGTCGACACCGAGATCGACAAGCGACTCGATGCCATCGGCACCGATGAGGCGGAGGCCCTGAAGGGCAAGGCCGCGATCGCCAACGCGCGGCTGGCCTACGAGGTGTTCGAGGAGGTCTTCGCCTCCGACCGCTGGCACGAGATCGAGACCGCCGGCGCCAAGGTCCAGCGGCCGCTCTGGGCCTCCACGGGCGTGAAGGACCCGGCGTACAAGGACACCCTGTACGTCGAGGAGCTGGTTGTCGCCAACGTCGTCAACACGATGCCGCAGGCAACGATGGACGCGTTCGCCGACCACGGCGAGGTCCGCGGCGACACCGTCACCGGCGACTACGACGGCGACCGCAAGGTGATCGCAGACCTCGAGAAGCTCGGCATCTCGTACGACGAGGTCGTGCAGCTGCTCGAGGACGAGGGCGTCAGCAAGTTCGACGTCTCCTGGACCGAGCTGCAGAACACCGTCACCGCAGCGCTGAAGGCGGCCGCGAAGTGA
- a CDS encoding glucose-6-phosphate isomerase, which yields MTEPAVTTANGEWSETIDRLVSEKIASRIAAKDATIWGPDAESESAIRLNWVDLHDTSRPLLAEIEALQADLRAEGLDRIVLAGMGGSSLAPEVITRTAGVELVVLDSTNPSVIARALAGDLQRTVIVVSSKSGGTVETDSQRRVFVKAFTDAGIDAATRVIVVTDPGSPFEKLAADEGYRKTFFADPNVGGRYSALTAFGLVPSALAGADVAELLDQAAAAAPALQADSADNPALVLGAVLAASGGRDKAIVAADGSDIVGFPDWAEQLIAESTGKLGKGVLPVAVKGAHAPELNSDWSDIVHALLADKATSAVPTALTSGSLGGQFLLWETATAVAGYLLGINPFDQPDVESAKKAARGLLDAQPEPEAAAFTDGAIEVRGTDGLLDGVDTVSGALDSLLGQLADDGYVAVMAYLDSARDENLVAIRPALASKTQRPVTFGWGPRFLHSTGQYHKGGHPQGVFLQITTSESTDVEIPDRPFSFGTLISAQAAGDAGVLADRGRPVLRLHLTDSATGVAQLIDLLNASDKSEAGGA from the coding sequence GTGACCGAGCCGGCTGTCACCACTGCCAACGGCGAGTGGTCCGAGACGATCGACCGGCTGGTGTCGGAGAAGATCGCCTCCCGGATCGCCGCCAAGGACGCCACGATCTGGGGCCCGGACGCCGAGTCCGAGTCCGCGATCCGGCTGAACTGGGTCGACCTGCACGACACCTCGCGGCCGCTGCTGGCCGAGATCGAGGCGCTGCAGGCCGACCTGCGGGCCGAGGGCCTGGACCGGATCGTGCTCGCCGGTATGGGCGGCTCGTCACTGGCTCCCGAGGTCATCACCCGTACTGCGGGTGTGGAGCTCGTCGTACTCGACTCGACCAACCCGAGCGTGATCGCCCGGGCCCTGGCCGGCGACCTGCAGCGCACCGTCATCGTGGTGTCGAGCAAGTCCGGCGGCACCGTCGAGACCGACAGCCAGCGACGCGTTTTCGTGAAGGCGTTCACCGACGCCGGGATCGACGCCGCCACGCGGGTCATCGTCGTGACCGACCCGGGTTCGCCGTTCGAGAAGCTCGCGGCCGACGAGGGCTACCGCAAGACCTTCTTCGCCGACCCGAACGTCGGCGGCCGGTACAGCGCGCTGACCGCCTTCGGGCTCGTCCCCTCAGCTCTTGCTGGGGCTGACGTGGCCGAGCTCCTGGACCAGGCGGCTGCGGCCGCTCCTGCACTCCAGGCGGACTCCGCTGACAACCCGGCGCTTGTGCTGGGCGCAGTACTGGCTGCGAGCGGTGGCCGGGACAAGGCGATCGTGGCCGCGGACGGCTCCGACATCGTCGGGTTCCCGGACTGGGCCGAGCAGCTGATCGCGGAGAGCACCGGCAAGCTGGGCAAGGGTGTTCTGCCGGTCGCCGTGAAGGGTGCCCACGCTCCTGAGCTGAACAGCGACTGGTCGGACATCGTCCACGCGCTGCTGGCTGATAAGGCGACCAGCGCAGTACCGACTGCTCTGACGTCGGGGTCGCTCGGCGGGCAGTTCCTGCTGTGGGAGACGGCGACTGCGGTCGCCGGGTACCTGCTCGGGATCAACCCGTTCGACCAGCCGGACGTGGAGAGCGCCAAGAAGGCCGCTCGCGGTCTGCTCGACGCTCAGCCGGAGCCGGAGGCTGCCGCCTTCACTGACGGCGCCATCGAGGTCCGTGGCACCGACGGTCTGCTGGACGGCGTCGACACGGTCTCGGGAGCGCTCGACTCGCTGCTCGGCCAGCTGGCTGACGACGGCTACGTCGCCGTGATGGCCTACCTGGACTCGGCGCGGGACGAGAACCTCGTCGCGATCCGGCCCGCCCTGGCGAGCAAGACGCAGCGCCCGGTCACCTTCGGCTGGGGTCCGCGCTTCCTGCACTCGACCGGCCAGTACCACAAGGGCGGCCACCCGCAGGGCGTCTTCCTGCAGATCACCACCTCGGAGTCCACCGACGTGGAGATCCCGGACCGCCCGTTCAGCTTCGGCACGCTCATCTCGGCCCAGGCCGCAGGCGATGCCGGAGTCCTGGCCGACCGCGGCCGCCCTGTCCTACGACTGCACCTCACCGACTCCGCCACCGGTGTAGCGCAGTTGATCGACCTACTCAACGCATCTGACAAATCGGAGGCTGGCGGCGCATGA
- the zwf gene encoding glucose-6-phosphate dehydrogenase → MTAEYDEESTGPVNPLRDPQDRRLPRIAGPCSLVIFGVTGDLARKKLMPAVYDLANRGLLPPGFALVGFARRDFTNQDFAQIVHDSVKEHARTPFREEVWQQLAEGFRFVPGDLTDDEAFKRLKETVDELDVNRGTGGNHAFYLSIPPGLFPQVVQQLNEHGLTKETPGSWRRVVIEKPFGHDLKSARELNQVVESVFPPEAVFRIDHYLGKETVQNMLALRFANAMFEPVWNSHYVDHVQITMAEDIGIGGRAGYYDGIGAARDVIQNHLLQLLALIAMEEPVSFDAWSLRQEKKKVLAAVKLPEDLSLHTARGQYAAGWAGGTKVKGYLQEDGIPKDSATETFAALRVDVDTRRWAGVPFYLRTGKRLGRRVTEVAVMFKRAPHLPFTKTETEELGQNALVMRIQPDEGITMRFGAKVPGTMMEIRDVNMDFAYGGSFTESSPEAYERLILDVLLGDPPLFPQHTEVELGWKILDPVINYWADHGKPEQYASGAWGPDSAHEMLARDGRAWRRP, encoded by the coding sequence ATGACCGCAGAGTACGACGAGGAGTCGACCGGCCCGGTGAACCCGCTGCGGGATCCCCAGGACCGGCGGCTCCCGAGGATCGCCGGGCCTTGCAGCCTGGTGATCTTCGGCGTCACCGGTGACCTGGCCCGCAAGAAGCTGATGCCGGCGGTGTACGACCTGGCGAACCGGGGCCTGTTGCCGCCCGGCTTCGCACTGGTCGGCTTCGCCCGCCGCGACTTCACCAACCAGGACTTCGCCCAGATCGTCCACGACTCGGTGAAGGAGCACGCCCGGACTCCCTTCCGCGAGGAGGTCTGGCAGCAGCTCGCCGAGGGCTTCCGGTTCGTCCCGGGCGACCTGACCGACGACGAGGCGTTCAAGCGGCTCAAGGAGACCGTGGACGAGCTCGACGTCAACCGCGGTACGGGTGGCAACCACGCGTTCTACCTCTCCATCCCGCCGGGTCTGTTCCCGCAGGTCGTGCAGCAACTGAACGAGCACGGCCTGACCAAGGAGACCCCGGGATCGTGGCGCCGGGTGGTGATCGAGAAGCCGTTCGGGCACGACCTGAAGAGCGCGCGTGAACTCAACCAGGTGGTCGAGTCGGTCTTCCCGCCCGAGGCGGTCTTCCGGATCGACCACTACCTGGGCAAGGAGACCGTCCAGAACATGCTGGCGCTGCGGTTCGCCAACGCCATGTTCGAGCCGGTCTGGAACAGCCACTACGTCGACCACGTGCAGATCACGATGGCCGAGGACATCGGCATCGGCGGCCGCGCCGGGTACTACGACGGCATCGGCGCCGCCCGCGACGTGATCCAGAACCACCTGCTCCAGCTGCTCGCGCTGATCGCGATGGAGGAGCCGGTCTCCTTCGACGCGTGGTCGCTGCGGCAGGAGAAGAAGAAGGTGCTGGCGGCCGTCAAGCTGCCGGAGGACCTCAGCCTGCACACCGCACGCGGCCAGTACGCCGCCGGCTGGGCCGGTGGTACGAAGGTCAAGGGCTACCTGCAGGAAGACGGCATCCCGAAGGACTCCGCGACGGAGACCTTCGCGGCGCTGCGGGTGGATGTGGACACCCGGCGTTGGGCCGGCGTCCCGTTCTACCTGCGGACCGGCAAGCGGCTCGGCCGGCGCGTCACCGAGGTGGCCGTGATGTTCAAGCGCGCGCCGCACCTGCCGTTCACCAAGACGGAGACCGAGGAACTCGGCCAGAACGCCCTGGTGATGCGGATCCAGCCGGACGAGGGCATCACGATGCGGTTCGGCGCCAAGGTGCCCGGCACGATGATGGAGATCCGGGACGTGAACATGGACTTCGCGTACGGCGGCTCCTTCACCGAGTCGTCGCCGGAGGCCTACGAGCGGCTGATCCTGGACGTGCTGCTCGGCGACCCGCCGCTGTTCCCGCAGCACACCGAGGTGGAGCTGGGCTGGAAGATCCTCGACCCGGTGATCAACTACTGGGCCGACCACGGCAAGCCCGAGCAGTACGCGTCCGGCGCCTGGGGCCCGGACTCCGCCCACGAGATGCTCGCCCGCGACGGACGCGCCTGGAGGCGGCCATGA
- a CDS encoding glucose-6-phosphate dehydrogenase assembly protein OpcA has protein sequence MIIDLTGTTSSEIASALLKARRNAGSPAMGMVGTIVVVVDEASHHDAMKAANEAGREHPSRVLVAILRPGRGTGGLDAEVRVGEGIPGEAVLLRLHGELAKVPESVITPLLLPDSPVIVWWPGGGPKVPHEDPLGALGRRRVTDAAAGRRAAVDFPARAEGYAPGDTDFAWSRLTPWRALMAAALDQYPTKVSGAEVVSAKGNASADLMAAWLQCRLGVPVEQRNSRGPGITAVRMFTPAGPIALTRPDGAVATFSIPGQPDRPVALKRRNTSELLSEELRRLDPDDVYAQTLACMVKREKMPESAKIVSEADRRSAQTAAAKAAHRTATPAKTASPELEAHAAGTRKTAPKRPAAKKAAADKAVVRKATAAAKSARKAVAKKAAPANTAAAKKTTAKKSTAKKSASKRVAGRS, from the coding sequence ATGATCATCGACCTCACCGGTACGACGTCCAGCGAGATCGCGTCGGCCCTGCTGAAGGCCCGCCGCAACGCCGGTTCGCCGGCGATGGGCATGGTCGGCACCATCGTGGTGGTCGTCGACGAGGCCTCCCACCACGACGCGATGAAGGCCGCCAACGAGGCCGGCCGTGAACACCCCTCGCGGGTGCTCGTGGCGATCCTGCGCCCCGGCCGGGGCACGGGTGGGCTCGACGCCGAAGTACGCGTCGGCGAAGGCATTCCCGGCGAGGCGGTGCTGCTCCGGCTGCACGGCGAGCTCGCCAAGGTGCCTGAGTCCGTCATCACTCCCCTGCTGCTGCCTGACTCCCCCGTCATCGTCTGGTGGCCGGGTGGCGGGCCGAAGGTGCCGCACGAGGACCCGCTGGGTGCGTTGGGCCGTCGCCGGGTGACCGACGCGGCTGCTGGCCGACGGGCCGCCGTGGACTTCCCGGCGCGCGCCGAGGGCTATGCACCGGGCGACACGGACTTCGCGTGGTCGCGGCTGACGCCGTGGCGTGCGTTGATGGCTGCCGCGCTCGACCAGTACCCGACGAAGGTCTCGGGGGCCGAGGTCGTGTCGGCCAAGGGCAACGCATCGGCGGATTTGATGGCGGCTTGGTTGCAGTGCCGTCTCGGCGTACCGGTGGAGCAGCGGAACTCGCGAGGGCCGGGCATTACCGCAGTACGGATGTTCACGCCGGCTGGCCCGATCGCGTTGACGCGGCCGGACGGTGCGGTGGCGACGTTCAGTATCCCGGGTCAGCCTGACCGGCCGGTGGCGCTGAAGCGTCGGAACACATCTGAGTTGCTGAGCGAGGAGCTGCGGCGGCTCGACCCGGACGACGTGTACGCGCAGACGCTGGCGTGCATGGTCAAGCGGGAGAAGATGCCGGAGTCGGCGAAGATCGTCAGCGAGGCTGACCGGCGATCCGCGCAGACGGCTGCCGCGAAGGCTGCTCACCGTACGGCGACTCCAGCGAAGACGGCATCGCCTGAGCTCGAGGCGCACGCGGCCGGGACCCGGAAGACGGCGCCGAAGCGGCCCGCTGCGAAGAAGGCAGCTGCTGACAAGGCAGTGGTCCGGAAGGCGACCGCGGCGGCGAAGTCGGCCCGGAAGGCGGTCGCCAAGAAGGCAGCGCCGGCCAATACCGCGGCGGCTAAGAAGACCACCGCCAAGAAGTCGACGGCGAAGAAGAGTGCGAGCAAGAGGGTGGCAGGGCGGTCATGA
- the pgl gene encoding 6-phosphogluconolactonase: MTEPSILINRDAEGLAHAVAARLITKLIDVQSNGGVAQVVLTGGRVAAVVYKAVAASPARTAIDWSRVEFWWGDERFLPEGDPERNDTQAWEALLSHVDVDKALVHPMPADTGQGAEAAAAAYAETLAVAAGPHDGAVDGESDGPAFGDGVPAFDVLMLGVGPDGHVASLFPENPARVVVDSSTVAVFDSPKPPPTRVSLTFPALANARETWFVVSGEDKADAVADAIAGKGDLPASIPKGIDRTLWLIDEAAASKL; the protein is encoded by the coding sequence ATGACAGAGCCGTCGATCCTGATCAACCGCGACGCCGAGGGCCTGGCCCACGCCGTCGCGGCCAGGCTGATCACCAAGCTGATCGACGTCCAGAGCAACGGCGGGGTCGCGCAGGTCGTACTGACCGGCGGCCGCGTCGCTGCGGTCGTCTACAAGGCCGTGGCGGCGTCCCCGGCCCGTACTGCGATCGACTGGAGCCGGGTCGAGTTCTGGTGGGGCGACGAGCGCTTCCTGCCCGAGGGCGACCCGGAGCGCAACGACACCCAGGCATGGGAGGCGCTGCTGTCCCACGTGGACGTCGACAAGGCGCTGGTACACCCGATGCCCGCTGACACCGGGCAAGGCGCTGAGGCGGCCGCAGCGGCGTACGCCGAGACGCTCGCGGTCGCCGCTGGTCCTCACGACGGCGCGGTCGATGGCGAGAGTGATGGGCCGGCGTTCGGGGACGGCGTACCGGCGTTCGACGTACTGATGCTCGGTGTCGGGCCGGATGGGCATGTGGCGTCGCTGTTCCCGGAGAACCCGGCACGGGTCGTCGTGGACAGCTCGACGGTCGCGGTGTTCGACTCCCCCAAGCCGCCGCCGACCCGGGTGTCGCTGACCTTCCCGGCGCTGGCGAACGCGCGAGAGACGTGGTTCGTCGTCTCCGGCGAGGACAAGGCCGACGCGGTCGCCGACGCCATCGCCGGCAAGGGCGACCTCCCCGCGTCGATCCCGAAGGGCATCGACCGCACGCTGTGGCTGATCGACGAGGCAGCCGCCTCGAAGTTGTAG
- a CDS encoding isocitrate lyase/PEP mutase family protein, whose amino-acid sequence MTTFQELHEATTGFVMPNAWDAGSAVLLVEAGFPAIATTSAGIAFSLAKGDHTLPDGAKAVSREQMFERIQQIVEAAGVPVSGDLEDGYGESPEQVAETITLAREAGLAGGNIEDYDGHALYAEQLSVDRIVAAREAAGPDFVLTARTDGQLLKTPTALADSIRRANLYRAAGADCLYVPGVNDLDSISTLVKELDGPVNVVLGLGTSTLTTHQLLAAGVQRISLGGSIARAALGFIRAAANELQTAGTMTFAADQIPQAELNQLFGSRAN is encoded by the coding sequence ATGACGACCTTCCAAGAGCTGCATGAAGCGACCACCGGATTTGTGATGCCGAACGCGTGGGATGCCGGCAGCGCCGTGCTGCTGGTGGAGGCCGGCTTCCCCGCGATCGCGACCACGAGCGCGGGCATCGCCTTCTCGCTCGCCAAGGGCGATCACACCTTGCCTGATGGCGCGAAGGCGGTCTCCCGCGAGCAGATGTTCGAGCGCATCCAGCAGATCGTCGAGGCTGCCGGCGTACCGGTGAGCGGCGATCTCGAGGACGGGTACGGCGAAAGCCCCGAGCAGGTGGCCGAGACGATCACCCTGGCCCGCGAGGCAGGCCTGGCCGGCGGCAACATCGAGGACTACGACGGCCACGCCCTGTACGCCGAGCAGCTCTCCGTCGACCGCATCGTCGCCGCCCGCGAAGCAGCCGGCCCCGACTTCGTCCTGACGGCCCGCACCGACGGCCAACTCCTCAAGACACCAACCGCCTTGGCCGACTCCATCCGCCGCGCCAACCTCTACCGCGCGGCCGGCGCCGACTGCCTCTACGTCCCCGGCGTCAACGACCTCGACTCGATCAGCACGCTCGTCAAAGAGCTCGACGGCCCGGTGAACGTCGTACTAGGCCTCGGCACCAGCACCCTGACCACCCACCAGCTCCTGGCAGCCGGCGTCCAGCGCATCAGCCTCGGCGGCAGCATCGCCCGCGCCGCACTGGGCTTCATCCGGGCAGCAGCCAACGAACTGCAGACCGCCGGCACGATGACGTTCGCGGCCGACCAGATCCCGCAGGCCGAGCTGAACCAGCTGTTCGGCTCGCGCGCGAACTGA
- a CDS encoding RNA polymerase-binding protein RbpA, with protein sequence MAGGGSAIRGSRVGAGPMGEAERGDTAPRQRVVFFCANGHETATVFAVEAAVPEAWDCPRCGLPTSTDVNNPPPPTKIEPYKTHLAYVKERRSEQEAAEILDEALQKLRARRARGDVIF encoded by the coding sequence GTGGCTGGTGGTGGCAGTGCTATTCGTGGCAGCCGGGTAGGTGCCGGACCGATGGGCGAGGCGGAGCGCGGCGACACCGCGCCCCGCCAGCGAGTCGTCTTCTTCTGTGCCAACGGGCACGAGACCGCGACTGTGTTCGCGGTGGAGGCGGCCGTACCGGAGGCCTGGGATTGTCCGAGGTGCGGTCTGCCGACCAGCACCGACGTCAACAACCCGCCGCCCCCCACCAAGATCGAGCCGTACAAGACGCACCTCGCGTACGTGAAGGAACGCCGCAGCGAGCAGGAGGCCGCCGAGATCCTCGACGAAGCCCTGCAGAAGCTCCGCGCCCGCCGCGCCCGCGGGGACGTTATTTTCTGA
- the secG gene encoding preprotein translocase subunit SecG has protein sequence MILAFSIVVVICSLILTLLVLLHKGRGGGLSDLFGGGVSSSLGGSSVAERNLDRITIGVGLIWFAAIVGLGLLYKLG, from the coding sequence GTGATTCTCGCTTTCTCGATCGTCGTCGTCATCTGCAGCCTGATCCTGACGCTGCTCGTGCTGCTGCACAAAGGCCGCGGTGGCGGCCTCTCCGACCTGTTCGGTGGCGGCGTCTCGTCCAGCCTGGGCGGGTCGTCGGTGGCCGAACGGAACCTCGACCGGATCACGATCGGCGTCGGCCTGATCTGGTTCGCCGCCATCGTCGGGCTCGGCCTGCTGTACAAGCTCGGCTGA
- the tpiA gene encoding triose-phosphate isomerase codes for MADNAARTPLMAGNWKMNVNHVEAVHLLQKLSWTLQDKKHDFERVEVAVLPPFTDIRSVQTLVDGDRMKIVYGAQDISVHDEGAYTGEISAAMLSKLGVTYVLAGHSERRQYHGEDDATVNAKATKALAAGITPIVCVGEGLEVRKAGDQVEYTLAQIDGSLAGLKPDDVRKVVIAYEPVWAIGTGEVATPEDAQEVCAAIRGRLEEISPAVADSVRILYGGSVKMASAGGIMAQPDVDGCLVGGASLKVDEFAGICRYLDLQLGYSS; via the coding sequence ATGGCTGACAACGCTGCCCGTACGCCGTTGATGGCGGGCAACTGGAAGATGAATGTCAACCACGTCGAGGCCGTGCACCTGCTGCAGAAGCTGAGCTGGACGCTGCAGGACAAGAAGCACGACTTCGAGCGGGTCGAGGTGGCCGTGCTGCCGCCGTTCACCGACATCCGCAGCGTGCAGACGCTGGTCGACGGTGACCGGATGAAGATCGTCTACGGCGCACAGGACATCTCCGTGCACGACGAGGGCGCGTACACCGGCGAGATCTCGGCGGCGATGCTGTCGAAGCTCGGCGTGACGTACGTGCTGGCCGGGCACTCCGAGCGCCGCCAGTACCACGGTGAGGACGACGCCACCGTGAACGCCAAGGCCACCAAGGCACTCGCGGCCGGGATCACCCCGATCGTCTGCGTCGGCGAGGGTCTCGAGGTCCGCAAGGCGGGGGACCAGGTCGAGTACACGCTGGCTCAGATCGACGGCTCGCTGGCCGGGCTGAAGCCGGACGACGTCCGCAAGGTCGTGATCGCGTACGAGCCGGTCTGGGCGATCGGTACCGGCGAGGTCGCGACCCCCGAGGACGCGCAGGAGGTCTGCGCGGCGATCCGGGGCCGGCTGGAGGAGATTTCACCGGCAGTGGCCGACTCGGTACGGATTCTTTACGGGGGGTCGGTGAAGATGGCCAGTGCAGGTGGCATCATGGCCCAGCCGGATGTCGACGGCTGCCTGGTGGGCGGAGCAAGCCTCAAGGTGGACGAGTTCGCCGGTATCTGCCGTTACCTGGACCTTCAGTTAGGCTACTCCTCGTGA
- a CDS encoding phosphoglycerate kinase, whose product MKTIEDLGDLAGRRVLVRSDLNVPIKGDQIGDDGRIRASVPTLLKLAKAGAKVIVTAHLGRPKGKPNPEFTLAPVAKRLGELLQPEGIKVHFATDVTGDSAQEAVQELDEGEVLLLENVRYDAREESKDEAERGALAEELAGLADVFVSDGFGVVHRKQASVYDVAGKLPHAAGGLVLAEVEVLKKLTEDPARPYVVVLGGAKVSDKLAVIDNLLAKADKLLIGGGMVFTFLKAQGHEVGKSLLEEDQLDAVKGYLETAKAKGVEIVLPTDIVVAPEFKADSPATVVAADAIPADQLGLDIGPDSGKAFAAEIAAARTVFWNGPMGVFEMEAFAGGTKAVAQALTEVDGLSVVGGGDSAAAVRQLGFADDQFGHISTGGGASLEYLEGKELPGLAVLEED is encoded by the coding sequence GTGAAGACCATCGAAGACCTGGGTGACCTCGCCGGGCGCAGGGTGCTGGTGCGCTCCGACCTGAACGTGCCGATCAAGGGTGACCAGATCGGCGACGACGGCCGGATCCGGGCCAGCGTGCCGACCCTGCTGAAGCTGGCCAAGGCCGGCGCCAAGGTGATCGTGACCGCCCACCTCGGCCGGCCCAAGGGCAAGCCGAACCCCGAGTTCACCCTCGCGCCGGTCGCCAAGCGCCTCGGTGAGCTGCTGCAGCCCGAGGGCATCAAGGTGCACTTCGCCACCGACGTCACCGGCGACAGCGCCCAGGAAGCCGTCCAGGAGCTGGACGAGGGCGAGGTGCTGCTGCTCGAGAACGTCCGGTACGACGCTCGCGAGGAGAGCAAGGACGAGGCCGAGCGCGGCGCGCTGGCCGAGGAGCTCGCCGGCTTGGCCGACGTGTTTGTCAGCGACGGCTTCGGCGTCGTCCACCGCAAGCAGGCCAGCGTGTACGACGTGGCCGGCAAGCTCCCGCATGCCGCCGGCGGCCTGGTGCTCGCCGAGGTCGAGGTGCTGAAGAAGCTCACCGAGGACCCGGCTCGTCCGTACGTCGTAGTACTGGGTGGCGCGAAGGTTTCGGACAAGCTGGCCGTGATCGACAACCTGCTGGCCAAGGCCGACAAGCTGCTGATCGGCGGTGGCATGGTCTTCACGTTCCTGAAGGCGCAGGGCCACGAGGTCGGCAAGAGCCTGCTCGAGGAAGACCAGCTGGACGCGGTCAAGGGCTACCTGGAGACCGCCAAGGCCAAGGGTGTCGAGATCGTGCTGCCGACGGACATCGTCGTCGCGCCCGAGTTCAAGGCCGACTCGCCGGCCACGGTCGTCGCCGCGGACGCGATCCCGGCCGACCAGCTCGGGCTGGACATCGGTCCGGACTCGGGCAAGGCGTTCGCCGCGGAGATCGCGGCGGCCAGGACGGTGTTCTGGAACGGCCCGATGGGTGTCTTCGAGATGGAGGCGTTCGCCGGTGGAACCAAGGCCGTCGCGCAGGCGTTGACCGAGGTGGACGGGCTGAGTGTGGTCGGTGGTGGTGACTCGGCGGCCGCAGTACGGCAGCTTGGTTTCGCCGACGACCAGTTCGGCCACATCTCGACCGGTGGCGGCGCGTCACTGGAATACCTGGAGGGCAAGGAGCTCCCGGGTCTCGCTGTGCTGGAAGAGGACTGA